A genomic segment from Synchiropus splendidus isolate RoL2022-P1 chromosome 18, RoL_Sspl_1.0, whole genome shotgun sequence encodes:
- the LOC128749752 gene encoding amphoterin-induced protein 3-like, whose protein sequence is MTTGTHPGQLLMLLCLLRATAATCPSMCLCTADMVSCTSCGLSKVPRSLPAVSITLDLSHNHISWLNPGSIHKMPRLENLRLSSNQLTALTQGVFLNSSGLRHLDLSSNKLQIVERHYFEGLWRLEELLLFNNKITQVEANSLNGLSSLKKVYFSLNHITIFPFFSIQDHSHPFLTMLDLSSNRLTRLPWEDVKALPGLVQRGLYLHNNSLICDCSMFSVFWHWDLRGYESAKDFTDEHTCSLYGDPRASIQFLRHSRFFNNCSIESGVSLPVTVLLSKVLVTEGERVRLDCQTSLSSTASSFTWLSPSKGYLGVSNLNDTLISLFPNGTLEIQAAKVNDSGLYVCTAVDSKNAQNATREVNVTVIAAVAESFNTGYTTLLGCVVTMIVILVYLYMTPCRCSSCKQPKSPAISIPTYDPADIPSVFASSSMDQPKVQVNKHVAFIEPMAGEGRTQWTSEIGC, encoded by the coding sequence ATGACCACTGGAACACATCCAGGTCAGCTCCTGATGCTGCTGTGTCTCCTGCGAGCGACTGCGGCGACCTGCCCCTCCATGTGCCTCTGCACCGCTGACATGGTCAGCTGCACCTCCTGCGGTCTCAGTAAGGTTCCTCGCTCGCTACCGGCCGTCTCCATCACCCTTGACCTCAGCCACAATCACATATCCTGGTTAAATCCCGGATCTATCCACAAGATGCCTCGCCTGGAGAATCTCAGGCTGTCAAGTAATCAGCTCACAGCTTTGACGCAAGGGGTGTTTCTGAACAGCTCCGGCCTGCGACATCTGGATCTGTCCTCCAACAAGCTCCAAATTGTGGAGCGGCACTACTTTGAGGGACTGTGGCGACTGGAGGAGCTACTTCTGTTCAACAATAAAATTACACAAGTGGAGGCCAACTCGCTGAACGGCCTAAGCAGCCTGAAGAAGGTCTACTTCAGCCTAAACCACATCACGATCTTCCCGTTCTTCTCAATTCAAGACCACAGCCATCCATTCCTGACCATGCTGGACCTCTCCTCTAACCGCCTGACCCGTCTCCCGTGGGAGGATGTGAAAGCTCTGCCTGGTTTAGTGCAGCGCGGTCTTTATCTTCATAATAATTCTTTGATATGTGATTGCTCTATGTTCAGCGTCTTCTGGCACTGGGACCTGAGGGGGTATGAGTCAGCGAAGGATTTCACGGACGAGCACACGTGCAGCCTCTACGGGGACCCCCGAGCATCCATCCAGTTCCTCAGACACTCCCGCTTTTTCAACAACTGCTCCATCGAGAGCGGCGTCTCGCTGCCTGTGACAGTGCTTCTCTCCAAGGTGTTGGTTACAGAAGGCGAGCGAGTGCGCCTGGACTGCCAAACCTCGCTGAGCAGCACAGCGAGCTCATTTACATGGCTCTCCCCAAGCAAGGGCTACCTCGGCGTCTCCAACTTAAATGACACTTTAATTAGCCTGTTTCCTAATGGCACCCTGGAGATTCAAGCAGCCAAGGTCAATGACTCAGGCTTGTACGTGTGCACCGCGGTGGATAGTAAAAACGCTCAAAATGCCACCAGAGAGGTGAACGTGACGGTGATAGCGGCTGTTGCCGAGTCCTTCAACACCGGCTACACAACTCTTTTGGGCTGTGTGGTCACGATGATCGTCATCCTTGTCTATCTGTATATGACTCCATgtcgctgcagcagctgcaaacAACCCAAATCTCCGGCCATATCCATCCCCACCTACGACCCTGCGGACATTCCTTCCGTTTTCGCATCCTCATCAATGGACCAGCCGAAAGTACAAGTGAATAAGCATGTGGCATTTATAGAGCCAATGGCAGGTGAGGGAAGAACACAATGGACTTCTGAAATTGGATGCTAA